The Spirulina subsalsa PCC 9445 region AACTTCTATATTTTCAATCAGGGGGTTGAGACGGAGTAGTTTTAATTGGTCTTCGAGTTTGCGTAAATTTAGGGGGGGTTGTGTTCCCACGGCGATACGACTCCGGAGATACTGATCTAAAAGGCGCTGGTTGCCTTCAATTTCGATGGCTTCAATACCCCCTTCAAACACAATAATTTCAATTTTACCCGTGCTGATTGTCTCTGAGTTCACAACGGCGCGGGAGGTAATATATCCCCTTTCAATGTATAGGTCAGTGATGCTATCGGCAATTTTGGTTAGGGTTTCTGCACTGATAGATTGACCAATATAGGGGTTAATTAAGGGGGCAAAATCTTGGTCTGAAAATAGGGTGCTACCGAGGACGCTGATCCCTTCGATGGGGATGTTGTTTTGGGTAATTTGGAGGGGGTTAGAAGGGCTGGGAGAAGAGGGGACGCTGAGGGAAGAAAGGGGGGAGAATTCTAGCCAATTGGATTCTAAAAAGCCTTCTGGGAGGGGATTGTGTGGCGGTAGTGAAGAGGATAACGAGGAACAAAACTCTGAGGGAACAGGACAAGGCAGAATAAAAGAGGGCTGTTGGATTGTTGGGGGTTGATGGGGGGCTTGGGCGATCGCATTTTCCCCCAAAGCACCATAAACAAGGGGGCAAGCAACCCCTGTTAATAGTAGAGTTGTTCTTAAGGCTTGTTTAAGCATTGATTTTTCTCCTACCTACTCGGTGGATTCTAAATGAAATTGCCTTATTAAAGCGAAGATTCTCAGAATGATCAACCCCAATCTCAATCTATGAATTTATTTCGCTAACAAAAAATAAATTAAATGTCAACCTCTGGAGGGTTAATTTTAGATTAAACGGGGGTCAAGATTTAACAGCCGACTGCCAGAAGATTAGATACAATACCAACAACCTATCGTTAATGGTCAATGATTCAATCATGAAACTGCTTTATGTTTTCCCTGTGTTGCTCGGTGGTTTGACGGCGTGGAGTTTGGTGCAGGGATATCAGCCCCTTTTATCCCAAGTCTCTCCTTCTGATCCTAGCTTTTCTGGGCCATCTAGCCCTAGCTTTTCTGAGCCTTCCCCTAGCCCTATTCCTAGCCCTATTTTCACGCCTGCCCCTACCTCCACTCCTCCCTTTGAGTCTGATTCCAATCGGCCGCAACCTTGGCAATATCGACCTAGACCAACGTTGCAAACTCCTGTTTTTGTGCCAACGCTCCAACAAGAAGATGCGCGGAATATTTTAGAGGAGATTAGTGAGGAAACGGGGGTAAATCCGGCGATTATTTATATTAATTTTGTGCCGGGTCAACTGGCCTATAGTCCTAATTTTGAACAACGAGAAGCGCAAGTGACGCGGGATTTTTTGGGTCATTTGAATATTACGGAGGCTCAAGAAACCAGTCCTAGTATTACGTTTAGTCCACAACCGGATGATCAGCTGGAAATTTTAATGCTGACGGCGCAGGGGGATGCGGTGCGGAAACGGGTTCCTGTGACGCGAGAAACGGTGTTAGCCCAAGGGGATGAACTGCGTCGTGCCGTGACCAATCCGGGACGGGCGACGGCATTTTTAGCCCCGGCACAACAGTTTTATCGTTGGTTGGTTGAGCCTTTGCTGGAAGATTTAGAAGCGCGCAATATTGAGAATTTGGTGTTTATTTTAGATGAGGGATTGCGATCGCTCCCTCTGGCCACTTTACACGATGGAGAAGGGTTCATCATTGAAAACTACAGCGTCGGTTTAATGCCGAGTTTGGCGTTAACAGATACGCGCTATGTTAATATCCAAAACCTGCAAGTCCTAGCTATGGGGGCCGCTGAGTTTGCCACTCAAGATCCCCTACCGGGAGTTCCCTTGGAATTAGAACTGATTACGGAACAACTTTGGCCGGGTCGGTTTTTGTTAAATCAAGACTTCACGGTACGCAATTTAACGGAAATTCGTCAGCAAACGCCTTACGGGATTGTTCATCTGGGGACTCATGGGGAATTTCAGTCTGGGAGTCCAGAAAATTCGTTTATTCAGTTTAGTGATGGCCCCCTGCGTTTAGATGCTATTCGTCGGTTAGGGTTTAATAATCCCCCGGTGGAGTTGTTGGTGTTGAGTGCCTGTCGGACGGCGTTAGGGGATACGGAGGCAGAATTAGGGTTTGCGGGATTAGCGGCCAAGGCCGGGGTTAAAACGGCGTTAGGGAGTCTGTGGTATGTCAGTGATGCGGGGACTTTGGCCTTTATGGTGTCTTTTTATGAACAGTTGAGACAGGTTCCGATTAAAGCGGAAGCGTTACGTCAAGCACAATTGGCAATGGCCCAGGGACAAGCGCGTTTAGAGGGGGGCCAGTTGGTGACTCCGGAGGGGACTTTTCCCCTAACTCCGGAGTTGGTCGCTTTAGGCGATCGCGAATTAACCCATCCCTACTACTGGAGCGCTTTTACTATGATTGGTTCCCCGTGGTAGGAAAGAAGGGAGTCGGGAGTTGATCATTATTCCCTATTACCTCTCCCCTGCCCCCTAGTCGAGAGGGAATTAATCCAAAAAATCGGGATATTCAGCAAGGATCATCCGATCTCGTCCTTGGTGTTTGGCCTCATAGAGTGCCTGATCTCCTCGTTTGACGAAATCCTGATAGGAGAGTGCGGGATGGGGAATAGTGGTGACAATTCCCACGCTAACGCTGATATGATGGCTAACGCTCGATTGAGAATGGGGAATTTTGAGTTGTCGCACTCTGGAGAGAATTTCCCCGGCCACTTGAACGGCTCCGTTGGCATCGGTATGAGGGAGCAAAATGGCAAATTCTTCCCCTCCGTAGCGTGTTACAAGGTCTGTAGACCGTTTAACAGCCGTGCGTAAAGTTTGAGCAACAGCGCGTAAACACTCATCTCCGGCTGGATGACCATAGGTGTCATTGTAGGCCTTAAAAAAGTCTACATCGACTAATACTAAGCTGAGGGAGGCTTGAGATAAAGCCATTTTCTCCCATTCTCGGGGCAGGGCCTCGTCAAAAGAGCGACGATTTCCCACTTGGGTTAAGCTGTCTAGGGTGGCCAGTTGTTGGAGTTCGGTGTTGGTGGTTTTGAGTTCTTCTAAGAGTTCGGCCTGTTGGATAGCGATCGCAACTTGAACGGCCAACTGTTGTAATAATTCCACCTCAAACGCTTGCCAAGGGCGGGGTTGTTCGCATTCCTGCACCACCAACATTCCCCACAGTTCCTCATCATGCAGCACCGGCACCACTAAATTAGCCCGCACTTGTAAATCAGTGAGCCAGTTAATATAACACTCCGATAAATTGGACTGCTGCACATCATCCACTACATGAATCCGCCCCTTTTGGTACAGTTCCACATAGTTGGCGATGAATTCTGTATCCGTCAGTCGTCGTCCCAGCAGGGAATAATCTGGGGATCGTAATGCTTCTACTACTACAGTCCCACTCCAATCAAAATCTAAACGGTAGAGAAAAGCGCGATCGCATAATAAAAGATTCTGCACCTCCTGCACCGTTGTCTCTAGAATGGCCTCAATTTCCAAAGAACGACGAATCCGTTGGGCGATCGCATTCACTAAAGTCTGTTGATGGATAATATACTTTAAAGCATCTTCCGTATTTTTCCGTTGGGTAATATCTTCCCCAATCCCAGCCACCCCCTCCACCGTTCCCTCTGCATTCCGAATGGGAAACAACCGCACCGACACCCAGCGCGTCCGCTTTTGGGGATCTACCATCCGATACTCTAACTCTACGGTGTCCTGTAAAATCCCCTGATCTAGTGCCTGTTCTTGACTAAAAATAACTTGCTCGGCATCCTCCGCTAAAATCCCCCTTAACCAAAAACATCCTGTTTCTGTCGAGAGGGACTCTGGCCACAAGGACTCGCAGCAGGGACTTTTGTAGAACAATTGTTTTAAATCGGGACTCATTAACCAGATGCCAATGGGTAAATGAGTCACCAACTCTTGCAAAGCAATATAGTCTCGCCATGCGGCCAGATCCTTCTGTAACAAAGACTCTTGAGGGTTTGCATCCGCAGACCAACAAGCAGGGAGGGGTGAATGGGTCATAAGGAAATTTGTTCTACCTCAAGAACAATACCCAAGATTAGGCTATGCTCCTGCAAACATTAAGGGTGACAAAGAGCATTAACCCGACATTTTACCTGTTATACCGCAAGACCGCCTGTAGCATGATCCTGCACGAAAAAACCACTAGAATGGCAAACTCCCACAACAATCACAATTCCCCGAGGTAATATCAACCCCCTTGGGGTGGGTATTGCAACCACTACGATTTTAGCAATTTCTGAAGGAGAACGTCTGGACAGGCACTAACTTTGAATCGCTGTAATGACCACCGTGTTTATAATATCCGGCACAGTACAGCCGCGACTGAGGTCATTGACGGGTTTTTTCAGACCTTGGAGAATCGGACCAATGGCGATCGCACCTGTTTCTCGTTGTACCGCCTTATAAGTATTATTCCCCGTGTTGAGATCAGGGAACACCAAGACCGTCGCTTGTCCGGCCACTTCGGAATTAGGCAACTTTTGGGCGGCCACCTCTGCATCTACCGCCGCATCGTATTGAATCGGCCCTTCTAATTTTAAATCGGGACGGCGTTGTTTAGCAATTTCTGCCGCCCGACGGACTTTTTCCACCGCTTCCCCCTGTCCTGATGTTCCCGAAGAATAGGACAATAACGCCACTTTCGGTTCAATGCCAAAAGACTCGGCCGTTTCCGCCGAAGATAGGGCAATTTCCGCTAATTGTTCGGCGTTGGGATTGGGATTAACCGCACAATCCCCATAGACTAAAACCCGATCCGATAAACACATTAAAAACACAGAAGAAACAATCGCATAATTCGGCTTAGTTTTAATAATTTGTAGAGCTGGACGAATGGTGTGTTGTGTGGTATGCAATGCACCGGATACCATGCCATCCGCCTCCCCTTGATAGACCATCATCGTCCCAAAATACGACACATCTAAGACACAATCCCGAGCCGATTCTAAGGTTACTCCCTTATGTTTCCGTAGGTCATAAAAAATTTGAATATATTCCCCCAATTTCTCCGACTCAAGGGGATTAATAATCTGTACTTTATCTAAATCTAAATGAATGCCTTGTTGTTTGATAATTTGGGCAATTTCTTCCCGTTGTCCCAAAAGCGTTAAATCCACAATATCCTGATTAACTAACCACGCCGCCGCTTTTAAAATACGCGGCTCATTGCCTTCTGGGAGAACAATATGTTTATGGAGTGCTTTTGCCTGTTCTACCCGATTATAAATAAACATTTTCGGCGTGATTCCGTGACTGCGGAGGGTGCTAATTTGTTTTTCCAGTTGGGCTAAGTTTACATGACGGTTAAATTGCCGCAAACTCAGGGAAATTTTTTCATGATCCGATGCTGTAATAGAAGGATAAACAGCCGTATTGAGTTGGGTCGCTGTTTCATAAGTATTCTCTTCTACTAACAGAATCGGCAAGCTATCGGATAACCCCTCAATTAACTGCATAACGGGCAATTCTGGTCTAAATCCTGTGGATAAGACTATCCCCGCCAAGCGTGGATAATTGACCGATTGATGGGCTTGTAATGCCCCAATAATAATATCTCCTCGATCTCCCGGTGTAATAACTAAGGCATCATCAACAAAGTGAGTAATAGCGTGTTGTACCTGCATCGCGGCTACAATATAAGAAGATACCACATTATCTAGTTTATCCCCTCCCCAAATCACCTCCGCTTTAAGTTGAGCGACAATATCCCGCACCCGAGGACTATTCAGACGATTACTAAAGGGAATCACTCCTAATAAATACTTTTCGGGATCATATTTTGCCTCTAAATGGTCTTGAAACTCTTTTAAAGCGCGGGGATTCGCCTTATTCAGTAAAATTCCCACTACTTGACATTCTTCTTCTTGGTAAGCATTGAAGGACAAGTCAACGGAATTAATGGCCTCATCAATGGTCTTTTGATAGGCATTGCCGATAATTAAAACGGGACAATTTAAGGTCTTGGCAATGGTGCGGTTAATGTTAAACTCAAAGGCCGTACTTTGTCCTAAATAATCTGACCCTTCACAGAGAATAAAATCACATTTTTGTTCAAGATTTTTGTAGCGACTAATGATTTTTTCTAAAACGTTCTCTATATTACCATTTCGTCCTAAATCTCCCATCTCCTGAAAGGAAACCCCGTAGGATTCTTCATAGGTTTGATTTAAGCGAAAATGCCGCAAAATCAGCTTAATGTCCTTATCGGCTTCTTCGGGGTGATGACTCCCGATAATAGGTCTAAAAAAACCGACTTTTGTTGTTTTGCGCAAAATTAGTTCAATAATGCCTAAAGCAATGAGGGATTTCCCACTTTTGGATTCATTAATACTAATGTATAGGGAGTGTGTCATGGTTCACCATCGAGAGGTCAAGATTAATTTGAGGTGAGGAAAAAACCCTTTAAAACGCATCTTGGACCACTAACATTAAGCCCCAAATAAGTATGAGTAAAGAAACACTGATCACTCCCATAACGGGGGTGAAACGGGGAGGAGATGAGCCACTATAAGCCTCCCGCACTAGGATAGACACTGAGGCCCCTATGCCGTAACTTAGACTCAAGACGAGATAGGGCCATTGGTGACTGGTGCGCCAGGTGAAGAGAAGGATTAGCAAAAAGGCGATCGCTAAAGATAACATTAAAGCCTCAATAAAGCGCGGGGGGTTGTGTTGACTCGATAAAACAATAGTCTGCCACCACAGTCGCCAAAGTTCCATCACGGTGTTTCTCTCCTGTTTACTCTTCTCTTTCCCTCCCTCTAACTTGCATCAAAATCCCAATTTTTGCCAAGAGGTTAAGATAGAATTCACAATTGATTCCCCCCACCCCCCCATTCCCCGGATTAGAGTCCTATTCAGCCCATCCTAAATAGGATGGCTAGATTCAGCCGCCCATCATAAATTTTTCCGAAACTCTTCTAACGTAATACCAGCATTTTGTAGGGCATTTCTTAAAGTACCCGGAGCAATTTCTGATTTGTTGGGCAAAATGAACGTTAACGTTTGTCTTTTCTGATACCTAATATGACTCCCCCTCTGCCCCACATAAACAAAGCCGAGACGTTCCACCGCACGCAAGGCTTGATCTGCGGAAATTCCAGTCAGGTGACGAAACGGCCAAGAGTTTTGATCTAAATGCTGATGGGTGAAGTCCTCATTATAATCGTCGTGATTATTCTGGTCTTGATATCTTTTAAGCGCTTGTTCCATTTGCCAAAGTTGAGCAGTTTTTGAGTCTAATTCCTGCATAATTTGCCCTTTTTCCTCATGCAGTTGATGGTTTTCTTGCTCTAATTCTCGATTGTACCAGTTGATATTTTCCAGTTGATGGGTCGCCTCTTGATATTGGGTTAAAACTTGCCTGTTTTGCTGCTCCAACTGTTGTAGAATACTTTGTAAGTTGACCATTTCTTGCTGAAGTATTTCTAAATTTTGTTGCACAACGGGGTTCAGTTGTTGTTGCAAGCTATTCCGTTCTTGGGTTAATTGTTCGAGATCCCGTTGTAACTGTTGAATCCCGGCTTGTTGCGCCTGATTTTCCACTATCTGACGGCGTAAATGGCGAGTCGTGCGTTGCCGGAGAATCAACCATTCTGTCCCTCCCCAGAGGGCTAAACCTGTGCTAAGGGTGGTGAGTGCTACGGTGGTGTAGAGGGGGAAGGGGTAGCGGGGAGAGAGGGGGTTTTGTAGCCATTCTCTTATGGCTTGGGGGAAGGTGGGGGAGCTTTCTGCTCTATTGGGCGGGTTGTGCTGGATGTGGTAAGTTTGACGAAGGGCAAATGCACCACTCCCCAAAACCATCACCCCCAACAGTACCCCCCGACTCAATGGGGTAGAAAACAATCGCCAGAAGGGGGGACGTTTGGAAGATGACATAATCCTGTTACGACATAGTTTTAGTCCATTGTAAAAACTGACGGGCTTGATTGAACCAAAATTCTGAATTCCAGTAGACAAAGCAACTGGTTTCACATAATAAGAGCGCCTGTTCTAGGGGATGATCTGGGGTGAGTTTCCCCTGTTGTCGTAACGTCATCACCTGCTGACTCAACTGTTCAATCTGGTCTAAAATGGCTTTGCGTTCATCCCCCGCAAACCAATGATCATGGCCACCAATCCAAGATCCTCCGGTGGCTTTAAGTGTCACCTGACTAGCCACTCCTTGGCTACAGTAGTGGTCTATATACTCACTCACCGTCAGAAATGTAACCTCTGGCCATTGGTGGGTATTGTAAAACAGAGGGGCGAAGGAGTTTTTAAAATACTCAAACATCATCACGTTGCCATTTTCCCCGTCGGAGGTTGGCACAATGAGGGGAGGAGGACTAATCTGTTCTCGTTGGAAGAGTTCCCCCCGATAGCGAATATCATTCACCACTCCTTCGGCATTATGTCCACTTTGTTGGCGGATTCCCATATCTGTATCCCGCACCACACAAAGGATGCGTTCGGTTTCTCCCCCCGCTTCGATCACTAATTCATGGACGCGGTTTTCTAATAAGGGAGTCGCCCAATTGTCCGGTTTTTCTAGGGTACTACTGGGCAAAATTAACCATTCGTAGTGATATTTTTTCAGTAGCCGAATCAGTTGTATGGCTTCCTTGGCCTCGCCTAACATCCCCATTTCTGGCAACCAAAACCCCCGCACCCGTTGCAGTGCAGCCTCTCCAAATAAGTCGGCAAAGAGTACACGCCAAGCGCGGATTTGCGCCTCATGATCTCGTTGGGGGGTGGCGGGAAAGTAGCAGTGACTGTAGGCGGTTCCGGCAAACTCTAAGGCTTCGGGGTATTGCTCTAAAACATGGCGGAAGAGGGCGATTACATCGCCTACAGGCTCGCCTTCGACATATAAATGCTCAAACCGCCCACTACGGGATAACTGGGCTAATTCGGCTAATAAAACGCCGGAATAGTCTACCATTAACCGGGGGGTGCAGCCTTGTTGAGAGAGCATCTGCACATAACGGGCAGGATTTTTGTAAGCTTGGGCAAACCATTGGGCGTTCCATCCTTCCTCGGAGTTGGGATCACTGTTGAGCATTTTCTCTAAATTGCCTAAAATGCGATCGCCTACCCAAATCGGCGGTTGGTGCATATGAAGCCAAGGCACAAATACAGCGTAGGTCATGATGGGTTAAAAAAAAGGTGCAGAATCCCCCCTCATCCCCTTTTAGCCGGGGGAAAAATGGGGAGGAAAAACATTGAGAATTGATGATTGATTATTGATTCTGGATCATTGCTTTAATCTTACGCCATAATCCCTGTCTTGGACTGAATAAAAAAGCCACCCAGAACAAGGCGAAAATAACTAACACAATGGCGGGGCCAGAGGGCAGGTCAAGATAATAGCTTAAATACATCCCTGTAATGCTACTAAAAACCCCGAAGATTCCCGCCCCCACCATCATCCAGTGCAGTTCTTTCACTAATAAATAGGCGGTACTCGCCGGCCCGACTAACAGGGAAATGACTAATAAAACCCCCACGCTTTGCATACTGGCAATAATCGTTAAGGTAACGGCGGTAATAAAGCCAAAATAAATCCAGTTGACGGGCAAACCGCTTGCTTTTGCACCTAATGGGTCAAAGGTGTAATAAAGCAAGGGTTGGTAAAAAATAATTACAATAATGGCAATGGCTAGGGTAATGAAAAAGGTCTGGACGATATGCTGAGATTGTACGCTTAAAATATCGCCAAATAATAGCTGATTGAGGTCAATCCGATTGGTGCGCAAGAGTTCGATTAACATCACTCCAAGGGCGAGGAAACTGGAGAGAACTAAGCCCATTGCGGCATCAACACTAATGGGGGAGTTTTGCCGAATCCAAGCGACGGTAAAGGCGCTTAATACTCCGGCAATTAATGCCCCGATGGATAGATTAATCCCTAAAAAAAAGGCAATGGATAATCCGGGTAATATGGCATGGGAAATGACGTTAGCCATTAAACTCATTTGCTCTACGACTAGGTAACTGCCGACGATGGCGCATAAAATTCCGAGGAGAATCGCCATCCCGAAGGCGTTTCTCATAAATTCAAATTGTAGGGGTTCAAGTAACCAATTCATTGGAGGGAATAGTAAGCAGTAATGAACAAGGGTTGAGGCAATAACTTCCTACACTGTGTTCGACTCGTAGGGGCGTATTGCATACGCCCAAAGGGGTTGAGGCAATAACTTCCTAGATTGTGTTTGACTCGTAGGGGCGTATTGCATACGCCCAAAGGGGTTATCGGCTGCGGAGTGAGAGAATAGGGTGACAAGGGAATTAAAATAAATAGGGTCTGCTGAATATCCCTCTAAGCACTGTTTAATAAGGTTTTCAGCCGTTTTGAGCGCGAGAAAGTGCAAGGTTTTAGGGATAAATCATCAAAAAGGCTTGCCTTATTCCGATTCCCCCCTGTTCCTTCCCGTTCGCTGTTTTCCACCCGGAGTAGAGTTATATTGCTACGCAACGCTTCGCGTTCACTTCGTGACGCTTCGCGAACGCGAAGCGTCACGAAGTGAACAGCAAGCCCTAAATATTGACGCGCTATCTCTCAATTATTAACCTATTTTGTTGGGTTGCGCTGTCGCTCCACCCAACCTACAAATTTCATGGGGTTAGGTGCTTGGGTAGCGTTAGGCGGACAACAAGTTAAACGGATGACCATAGGCTTGATAAAAGTTGTCGGGGGTGAGAACTTCTTGGGGTAAACCTGTAGCGAGAATGGAGCGATTGATTAACATTAACTGATCATAGTAGTTCAGGGTGTCGCCTAAATCGTGACTCACAATTAGTAGGGTTTTATGTTCTTCTTTGAGTTCCTGTAAAATGGAGTAGAAAATCTCTTTGGTTTTTTGATCTACGCCATTAAAGGGTTCATCAAAAAAGAAAATATCGGCTTGTTGTGCAAGGGAACGGGCTAAAAAGACGCGCTGCTGTTGACCACCAGAAAGTTCTCGGATATGGCGATCGCGCAAATCCCACAAATCCACCTGGATTAACGCCTGCTTCACCCTTTGACGCGCTTGGCGAGTGGGAAACTGCCAAAACCCCTGTTGCTGCATCTGCGCCAACATCACCACATTTTTAACGGTAATCGGATAATTCCAGTCAATTTGAGAACGTTGGGGAACATAGGCCACTTTTTGCCGTTGCTGAATCAGGGGGTGGCCATCATAACGAATACTGCCCCCCTGGGGTGCCACTAACCCTAACATACTCTTCAATAAGGTACTTTTCCCCGCCCCATTCGGCCCCACCACACCGACTAATTGACCTGACTCTAAGTTAAAGCTTATCCGATCTAAGGCGCAAAACCCTTGATAGTGGACGGTCAGATCCCGAACTACCAGCATATTTTTCCCTCTTGCATGATAACGATTCTCATTCTTGAATTTTTGCGTTAAACTTAAGAATGATTATCAATTTTACTGCATAATGAGAATCATTCTATTTTTCTGGGAGGTTGTTTAATGTTTGCTCGTCCACTGGGTCCGGTTGTTGGGGTTGTGATAGCTTTGGGGATGTCCGCTTGTGCGGGTACAGTTCCCCCGGTTGTAGAAGAAACAGACACCCCGAAACCCAAAGTCGTGGCAACCACAGCGATTTTGTGTGAGATGACCGAGGCGATCGCACAAGATACCATTGATTTGACCTGCTTAATGGATAGCGCCCAAGATCCCCACACCTACGAACCCACCCCCAGCAACCGTCAGGCCATCGAAGCCGCCCAATTAATCTTTTATGGTGGGTATAATTTGGAACCAAGAGTAGAAGGGCTTTTAGCTGCCAGTTCCACCCCCACCGTCGCCGTTTACGAGCAGGCCGTTCGGGATCCCCTCATGGGACACCACCATCATGATCATGAGGATCACGGCTACAGTCATGATCACGACCATGATCACAGCCACAGCCATGATCACGAAACCAGCAGCGAGGAGAAAGAACCTGATCCCCACATCTGGCACAGTGCGGAAAACGGCGGCAAAATCGCCCGAGTGATTGCTACAGAATTAAGCTCCCTAGTTCCCGAATCCGCCACACAATATCAGGAAAAAGGCCAAGCCATTCAAGACCAACTCAACCAACTCCACAGTTGGATTAAAGACCAAATCGCCACCATACCCGCGCAACAACGGAAACTCGTAACCACCCATGACGCTTTTGCTTACTACAGCGCGGCCTATAACATCCCTAGCATGGCCGTACAGGGGTTAAGTACCGAAAGCACCCCCACCCCCCAACGTCTGAAAACCATCGTTGAAACAGTGCGAAACGCCCAAGTTCCAGCTTTATTTGTGGAAACAACCACCAACCCCGGATCGATTGAAATTGTTGCCCGTGAAGCCAACATCACCATCCCAGAACAGCCCATTTTCACCACTGGGGCTGTCGGTGTGGCTGGGGTGGGGTTAGTCCCTCTCTATACGGCCATGTTGATTGAAAATACCCGCAATATTGTTCAAGGATTGGGGGGGGAGTTTCAGGAACCGAATCTTTAGATTAGGGAACAGGGAACAGGGGAAATCCGCTCTGGTC contains the following coding sequences:
- a CDS encoding metal ABC transporter permease — encoded protein: MNWLLEPLQFEFMRNAFGMAILLGILCAIVGSYLVVEQMSLMANVISHAILPGLSIAFFLGINLSIGALIAGVLSAFTVAWIRQNSPISVDAAMGLVLSSFLALGVMLIELLRTNRIDLNQLLFGDILSVQSQHIVQTFFITLAIAIIVIIFYQPLLYYTFDPLGAKASGLPVNWIYFGFITAVTLTIIASMQSVGVLLVISLLVGPASTAYLLVKELHWMMVGAGIFGVFSSITGMYLSYYLDLPSGPAIVLVIFALFWVAFLFSPRQGLWRKIKAMIQNQ
- a CDS encoding diguanylate cyclase encodes the protein MTHSPLPACWSADANPQESLLQKDLAAWRDYIALQELVTHLPIGIWLMSPDLKQLFYKSPCCESLWPESLSTETGCFWLRGILAEDAEQVIFSQEQALDQGILQDTVELEYRMVDPQKRTRWVSVRLFPIRNAEGTVEGVAGIGEDITQRKNTEDALKYIIHQQTLVNAIAQRIRRSLEIEAILETTVQEVQNLLLCDRAFLYRLDFDWSGTVVVEALRSPDYSLLGRRLTDTEFIANYVELYQKGRIHVVDDVQQSNLSECYINWLTDLQVRANLVVPVLHDEELWGMLVVQECEQPRPWQAFEVELLQQLAVQVAIAIQQAELLEELKTTNTELQQLATLDSLTQVGNRRSFDEALPREWEKMALSQASLSLVLVDVDFFKAYNDTYGHPAGDECLRAVAQTLRTAVKRSTDLVTRYGGEEFAILLPHTDANGAVQVAGEILSRVRQLKIPHSQSSVSHHISVSVGIVTTIPHPALSYQDFVKRGDQALYEAKHQGRDRMILAEYPDFLD
- a CDS encoding type II toxin-antitoxin system HicA family toxin — encoded protein: MSSSKRPPFWRLFSTPLSRGVLLGVMVLGSGAFALRQTYHIQHNPPNRAESSPTFPQAIREWLQNPLSPRYPFPLYTTVALTTLSTGLALWGGTEWLILRQRTTRHLRRQIVENQAQQAGIQQLQRDLEQLTQERNSLQQQLNPVVQQNLEILQQEMVNLQSILQQLEQQNRQVLTQYQEATHQLENINWYNRELEQENHQLHEEKGQIMQELDSKTAQLWQMEQALKRYQDQNNHDDYNEDFTHQHLDQNSWPFRHLTGISADQALRAVERLGFVYVGQRGSHIRYQKRQTLTFILPNKSEIAPGTLRNALQNAGITLEEFRKNL
- a CDS encoding metal ABC transporter ATP-binding protein codes for the protein MLVVRDLTVHYQGFCALDRISFNLESGQLVGVVGPNGAGKSTLLKSMLGLVAPQGGSIRYDGHPLIQQRQKVAYVPQRSQIDWNYPITVKNVVMLAQMQQQGFWQFPTRQARQRVKQALIQVDLWDLRDRHIRELSGGQQQRVFLARSLAQQADIFFFDEPFNGVDQKTKEIFYSILQELKEEHKTLLIVSHDLGDTLNYYDQLMLINRSILATGLPQEVLTPDNFYQAYGHPFNLLSA
- the pta gene encoding phosphate acetyltransferase, translated to MTHSLYISINESKSGKSLIALGIIELILRKTTKVGFFRPIIGSHHPEEADKDIKLILRHFRLNQTYEESYGVSFQEMGDLGRNGNIENVLEKIISRYKNLEQKCDFILCEGSDYLGQSTAFEFNINRTIAKTLNCPVLIIGNAYQKTIDEAINSVDLSFNAYQEEECQVVGILLNKANPRALKEFQDHLEAKYDPEKYLLGVIPFSNRLNSPRVRDIVAQLKAEVIWGGDKLDNVVSSYIVAAMQVQHAITHFVDDALVITPGDRGDIIIGALQAHQSVNYPRLAGIVLSTGFRPELPVMQLIEGLSDSLPILLVEENTYETATQLNTAVYPSITASDHEKISLSLRQFNRHVNLAQLEKQISTLRSHGITPKMFIYNRVEQAKALHKHIVLPEGNEPRILKAAAWLVNQDIVDLTLLGQREEIAQIIKQQGIHLDLDKVQIINPLESEKLGEYIQIFYDLRKHKGVTLESARDCVLDVSYFGTMMVYQGEADGMVSGALHTTQHTIRPALQIIKTKPNYAIVSSVFLMCLSDRVLVYGDCAVNPNPNAEQLAEIALSSAETAESFGIEPKVALLSYSSGTSGQGEAVEKVRRAAEIAKQRRPDLKLEGPIQYDAAVDAEVAAQKLPNSEVAGQATVLVFPDLNTGNNTYKAVQRETGAIAIGPILQGLKKPVNDLSRGCTVPDIINTVVITAIQS
- a CDS encoding metal ABC transporter solute-binding protein, Zn/Mn family, which translates into the protein MFARPLGPVVGVVIALGMSACAGTVPPVVEETDTPKPKVVATTAILCEMTEAIAQDTIDLTCLMDSAQDPHTYEPTPSNRQAIEAAQLIFYGGYNLEPRVEGLLAASSTPTVAVYEQAVRDPLMGHHHHDHEDHGYSHDHDHDHSHSHDHETSSEEKEPDPHIWHSAENGGKIARVIATELSSLVPESATQYQEKGQAIQDQLNQLHSWIKDQIATIPAQQRKLVTTHDAFAYYSAAYNIPSMAVQGLSTESTPTPQRLKTIVETVRNAQVPALFVETTTNPGSIEIVAREANITIPEQPIFTTGAVGVAGVGLVPLYTAMLIENTRNIVQGLGGEFQEPNL
- a CDS encoding CHAT domain-containing protein, translated to MKLLYVFPVLLGGLTAWSLVQGYQPLLSQVSPSDPSFSGPSSPSFSEPSPSPIPSPIFTPAPTSTPPFESDSNRPQPWQYRPRPTLQTPVFVPTLQQEDARNILEEISEETGVNPAIIYINFVPGQLAYSPNFEQREAQVTRDFLGHLNITEAQETSPSITFSPQPDDQLEILMLTAQGDAVRKRVPVTRETVLAQGDELRRAVTNPGRATAFLAPAQQFYRWLVEPLLEDLEARNIENLVFILDEGLRSLPLATLHDGEGFIIENYSVGLMPSLALTDTRYVNIQNLQVLAMGAAEFATQDPLPGVPLELELITEQLWPGRFLLNQDFTVRNLTEIRQQTPYGIVHLGTHGEFQSGSPENSFIQFSDGPLRLDAIRRLGFNNPPVELLVLSACRTALGDTEAELGFAGLAAKAGVKTALGSLWYVSDAGTLAFMVSFYEQLRQVPIKAEALRQAQLAMAQGQARLEGGQLVTPEGTFPLTPELVALGDRELTHPYYWSAFTMIGSPW